The genomic DNA CTTGTAGAAGAATACCTGTCTGGTCTTCGCGAGGAAAGACGCGGCCGGTAAATACTTTCTCTCCCTTGTTGATAAAGATTTCAAAAATAGACTTGTCAATGAAGATGGAAGCAGTTGTTTCAGCTTTGTCAATGCTGCAAGAACGGCTGGTTCCAAACTCAAGAGCATATTGTTCACCTGTATTTGAACGATCGATAGTGACTGCACCTTCCTTGGTATCTACCGTAATGTTGAAGCCCTTACCGTCCTTGTCTGCTAAGAGAACCAACTCGGTCTTGGTATCCGCCGCAAAGGTCAATTCAAGCTCATAGGTATTGTTGGTATTTGAAAGATTGGTAAAGTCCTGCTCTGACTGGCGCAGGCTGCTAATGGCTTCGACAGGGTACTGATAGAGTTTTCCGTCTTTGATGGTCAGCTCCTTGACCAAGCTCATGGCTCCTTGATAATCATAGCGGTCAGTTGGATAGGTAACATCTGGCAGACCAATCCAACTGATGGCAAGTGCTCGTCCATCAGGAGCATTGAAGGCTTGGGTAGCATAGGCCTCAAAGCCGTAGTCTAAGTTTTGAATCGGAGAAGGATTGACGATGGTTGCGGTCTTTGTGTCAAACGTTTGACCTATTTTATACATATTTGGATAGATGTTTCCGTAATCAATGACACGTTTATCAAGACCTTGTGGACAATAAAGTAAGACAGGTTGTTCATCTACAAAGACCAAATTCGGGCATTCTATCATGTAGGAAGTGGCGTCGTTTTCAAAATCCAAGTCCCCTACAAAATTCCAAGATTTGTAATTATCTTTGTCTGCTTTGTAAAGTTTGACAAAACCTTTCTTGTCAAGACTTTGTGCCCCTATGATGGCGTAGTATTCCCCGTTATAGAAGAAAATCTGCGGATCACGGAAATGTTCAGTCACATCCTCTGGTTTTTCAATGAGGGTGTGAGGAACTTTTTCAAGATTTCCCTGGCTATCCAGCAGTCCGCCATTTTGATAGGTCAGGCGATCCCAGTTTTCGTCGCGGACATTGCCTGTATAGAAGATAAAGAGCTTGTCGCCAAACTGCATGGCAGAGCCAGAATACATACCGTGGCTATCCAGTTCGGTATCCGGATAGAGAATGGTACCTGTTTCCTTAAAGTGTACGAGGTCAGTGGACTCAGTTTGTACCCAAGATTTCAGACCGTGTGCGGCTCCGAATGGGAAATACTGATAAAACAACTGCCATTTTCCTTTGAAGAATGAAAAACCGTTGGGGTCGTTGAGCAAACCATGAGGAGGCTCCACATGAAACTCAGAGCGCCATGGAGATGAAGCAGCATTTTCTTTGATTTTGCTGATTTCGTCCTCCGTCCACTCTGAATATGGTTTATATCTCTGTTCAATACTTAGTGACATGGTATCCTCCACATATTTTTCTTATGATTATTTACTCCAAAAGTATCTATACACTAATAGTAGATGTTTTTTGCAAAAAAAGCAACTTTTATCTCGGAAAAAAATAAAATTTCTGCAAAACGTTTGACATATTTTTTAAAAGTGATATAATAAGACCATAGAAAGCGTGAAAACACTTTCAAAAACATAAAAAATCAATAAGGAGATTTTTGCAAATGAACAATACAGAAATTGCAAAAAAAGTCATTGACGCTCTTGGCGGACACGAAAATGTTCGCAGTGTAGCTCACTGTGCGACTCGTCTTCGTGTCATGGTTGTCGATGAAGGAAAAATTGACAAGGACACTGTTGAGAACATTGAAAAAGTTCAAGGTGCTTTCTTTAATTCAGGTCAATACCAAATCATCTTTGGTACTGGTACTGTAAACAAGATTTATGAAGAAGTCGTAGCTCTTGGCTTGCCGACAGCTACTAAGGCAGAAATGAAGGCAGAAGCTGCACAACAAGGTAACTGGTTCCAACGCTCAATTCGTACCTTCGGTGACGTCTTTGTTCCAATCATCCCAGCCATCGTTGCGACAGGTCTCTTCATGGGTCTTCGCGGATTGTTGGCAGCCTTCAACATGCCATTGGAAGGTGATATCTTAACCTACTCCCAAATTCTTACTGACACAGCCTTTATCGTCTTGCCTGCCTTGGTGGTATGGTCCACCTTCCGCGTATTTGGTGGGAACCAAACCATCGGTATCGTTCTCGGTATGATGTTGATTGCTGGTCAATTGCCAAATGCCTGGGTCGTTGCATCAGGTGGCGATGTGAAACCTTTGATTTTCTTCGGATTCATCCCAGTTGTTGGTTTGCAAGGTTCCGTCTTGCCAGCCTTCATCATTGGTATCTTGGGTGCTAACTTTGAAAAAGCAGTCCGCAAGGTGGTTCCAGAAGTTTTGGACCTCTTGGTAACGCCATTTGTGACACTCTTTGTCATGTCTATTCTTGGACTCTTTGTCATCGGTCCAGTCTTCCACGTAGTAGAAAGCTACATCCTTGTGGCGACCCAAACGGTCTTGAACTTGCCATTTGGTTTGGGTGGTCTCCTCATCGGTGGGGTACACCAAATCATCGTGGTATCCGGAGTGCACCATATCTTCAACTTCCTTGAAGCACAATTGGTGGCAACAGGTGCCAACCCATTCAACGCCATCATCACAGCAGCGATGACAGCACAAGGTGCTGCAACCGTAGCGGTTGGTGTGAAGACTAAAAATCCTAAGTTGAAAGCACTTGCTTTCCCAGCAGCTCTCTCTGCCTTCCTCGGTATCACTGAGCCTGCTATCTTCGGTGTCAACTTGCGCTTCCGTAAACCATTTGTTCTTTCCTTGATCGCAGGTGCAATCGGTGGTGCCTTCGCATCTATCCTTGGTCTTGCTGGTACAGGTATGGGTGTAACAATCATCCCTGGTATGACCCTCTACTTAGGGAATGGCCAACTTCTTACTTACCTCCTCATGGTAGCAGTTTCCTTTGCACTTGGTTTTGCCCTCACTTACATGTTCGGTTATGAAGACGAAGTGACTGAAGGAGCAGCTCCTGCAAAAAAGCCTGAGGCTTCAGTAGCATCAGCTCCACTTGTTGAAGTTGCTGAAGAAACGCTTGTATCCCCACTTTCAGGTGAAGTTGTTGAATTGGCAAATGTGAATGATCCAGTCTTCTCATCTGGTGCTATGGGTAAAGGTCTTGCAGTTAAACCATCTGAAGGTGTTGTTTACGCTCCTGCAGATGCAGAAGTAACCATTGCTTTTGAAACAGGGCACGCTTATGGTTTGAAAACAGCAAGCGGTGCAGAACTCCTCATCCACATCGGTATTGATACTGTATCAATGAACGGTGAAGGTTTTGAGAAATTGGTAGCAGCAGGCGATAAGGTTAAGGCTGGTGCTCCTCTTGCCAAGTTTGACTCTAGCAAGATTGCTGCAGCTGGTTTGGATGACACAACTATGGTTATCGTAACCAACACAGCAGACTTTGCAGTGGTTGAAGGAGTTGCTCAAGGCACAGTTGCTCATGGAGCAGACTTCCTCAAAGTTGCTAAATAATTGATTGTTCGTTTTCTGACAAAATATGACTTCTGTCAAAACTAAAAATCAAAGAAAATAAGAAGAAAAAGGCGAAAGCCTTTTTCCTTTCGCTAAAATATATGGTATAATAAAGTAAATTTTATTAAAGGGAGAAGATTGATGACAAAATTGTATGGTAGCTTAGAAGCAGGTGGCACCAAGTTTGTCTGTGCAGTAGGAGATGAGCATTTTCAAGTGGTTGAAAAGACCCAGTTTCCAACAACGACACCTTATGAAACCATTGAGCGCACGGTTGAATTTTTCAAGCGCTATGAGGACCGCTTGGCTGGTATCGCTATTGGATCTTTTGGTCCGATTGATATTGACCAAAATTCTCAAACCTATGGCTTTATCACCTCTACACCAAAACCAAACTGGGCCAATGTGGATTTGTTGGGCTTGATTGCTAAGCACTTTAACATTCCATTTTACTTTACGACGGATGTTAACTCATCTGCTTTTGGTGAGGCTTTGGTTCGTAAGGGTGTGAAGAGCCTGGTCTACTATACAATTGGGACAGGTATCGGGGCAGGAGCTATCCAAAATGGTGAGTTTGTCGGCGGTGTCGGCCATACAGAGGCTGGACATACCTATGTAGCCCTCCATCCCTATGATGTCAAACACGAATTTAATGGCGTTTGTCCTTTCCACAATGGTTGCTTGGAAGGTTTGGCAGCTGGCCCGTCATTGGAAGGTCGTACGGGTATCCGCGGTGAGCTGATTGATCTCCATTCAGATGTCTGGGATGTCCAAGCCTACTACATTGCTCAGGCGGCTGTACAGGCGACCCTTCTTTACCGTCCACAAGTGATTGTCTTTGGTGGTGGAGTGATGGCGCAAGAGCACATGCTCAACCGAGTCCGTGAGAAATTTACAGGTCTGATGAATGACTACCTGCCAGTACCAGATGTGAAGGAATACATTGTCACGCCAGCCGTAGCTGAAAACGGCTCTGCCACACTGGGCAACTTTGCTCTGGCTAAGCAGATTTCGGAATAAACGATAGACCCAGCTTGACTGGGTTTTTTTCTTCTGGCAAACAATCGAAAAATTTGATATGATTGCTTTAAAGAAGTAAGATTGGAGCATTGTTATGGCAGAACCATTATTTTTACAGTCCGTCATGCAGGAAAAAATCTGGGGCGGACAGCGCCTGAAGACAGAGTTTGGCTATGAGATTCCTAGTCCGACGACAGGGGAGTACTGGGCTATTTCCGCTCACCCCAATGGGGTTTCAGTCGTGGCTAACGGCCTCCACAAGGGAAAAGCCTTGGACCAACTGTATGCGGAGCGCAGGGATCTTTTCGGCAATAGCCAGAGTCCTGTTTTTCCCCTTTTGACCAAAATTTTGGATGCGGATGACTGGCTCAGTGTGCAGGTTCACCCAGATGATGCCTATGGATTGGAGCATGAGGGAGAGTTAGGCAAAACCGAGTGCTGGTATGTGATTGCTGCAGAAGAAGGGGCAGAAATCATCTATGGTCATGCGGCTAAGAGCCGCGAGGAGTTGGCACAGATGATTGAGAAGGGTGAATGGGACCCCCTTTTGACCCATGTTCCGGTCAAGGCGGGTGATTTCTTCTTCGTCCCTAGTGGTACCATGCATGCTATCGGTAAGGGCATTCTGATTTTGGAAACCCAGCAGTCTAGCGACACCACTTATCGAGTCTATGATTTTGACCGCAAGGATGACGCAGGCAACTTACGGGAGCTTCACATCCAGCAGTCAATCGATGTCATGACTATCGGCGAGCCTGCTAACAGCCATCCTGATACCGTGGTGGTGGGGAATTTGACCGTGACGACCTATGTCAGCAATCCCTTTTTCACCGTCTACAAGTGGCAGGTGGACGGGCCAGTAGAGATGAAACGGAGTGCCCCATATAGCTTGCTCAGTGTTCTGGATGGGGAAGGACAGATTGAGGTCGATGACCAAGTTTACCCCATCAAAAAAGGCAGCCATTTTATTCTGCCGACTGATGTTGAAGCCTGGACCTTTGATGGTTGTTTAGAAATGATTGTCAGTCACCCATAATGTTCAATTGGAAAAGGACCGAGGTTTGTTCTCGGTCCTTTTTGTCAGGGAGTTACTCAAAAATAGTAGTTCGGTAGTCATCCGTCAACTTCAGGTAAGCATCGTGAAGTGCACCTTTGAGTTCAGATACCTTGTTTTCTTCGGTAGTGAAGTTTCCTGCGCTAACATCTGCTTCAACGGCCTTATCCATGAGTTCCTGTAATTGCTCGTAGGATGAAATGGTAATGGTCAGTCCATCGTATTGGATGGTGACTGGTTTGAGTTGGCCAAATTGTTGTACCCGTTCTTGGTACATGGCTTTTTTGAAGATCTTATAGTCTCCAGCGTATTCTGGCAGAATATGGCTGAAGATGAGAGAGTCTGGAACTACATCGCTTCCTTCTTGTTTGTACTGGTTGGACATGTAAGGAACCAAACCATTGACATAGCCTTTTTCTGCTAAGAGTTCAAAGGCAGTTCGACGGAAGGAGAGGTCTCCCGGCACTCGTTCAGTTGTGGCTGTTGCCCAGATTGGAGCGAAAAGGCTGAGTTTATGATAGCCGTTGTTCATGACTTCGGTCGGATTCTCGGTATCGCGCTCAATGCGGTTGGCAGATTCGCGACGTACAGTGACATCGTAGTCGATGAGGTCATCGATGGTTTTCAACTCCATGCTTGCCCATTCTTCATCTGTGAAGTCTCGCTTGATATTGACACCATAAGGGCCATACTCTTCGTAACCTGGATAGGTTTTTTCAGTAGTTTCCAGCTTGTGGAACCATTGCCGTTGGACGTCTTTGGTCTGCTTGAGAACGGAGGTGCCTTCTGCATACTCCAGTGTATAAATCAAGTCAAAGAGTCCGCGGACATATTGCTGGAGGTCATCCGCATTCTGGAAGCGGTCTGGAGTCAAGTTATGGTAGCGTGTGCCGGTATGGGCAGAGTGGTCAAAGAGAGAGTTGAAGCCGACAATGCTGTAATCAACGCGGTCAGGTGCTTGGAGCATGCCTTCCGGATAGGCTTCTAGCTGCATGCCTGCTCTGTGATTGTAGCCAAGCATATACTTGTCATAGTCAAAGGCGTGTACCATTTCATGGGTCAGGGTAACTGCCCCGTCAGTGCCCAGTAATGGGGTAATGACAAAGCTAACTTCCTGCCTCCAGGCGTAGGCGCCGGCCCAGGTTAATTCAGGTAAGAAGTAGGTGCCAGATGGGCCAAAGACTTCTTGGATTGCCTGAGTGGTTTCGGCTGTGGCAGCATCTTGTAGTTTGTCTTGCGCTTCTTGCGTCAGCTTACCAGTTTCAGAATACCAGATTCCCTTCCAAGCGTAGGCGGAAGTATCGTAAGCATACTTACCATAGCCCCCCCAAACAGGTTGGAAGTAGAGCATGGTATGGCGGTGATTTTCAGGAAGAACCCGATACCACATATCATAGTGAGCGCGATAGAGTTCAGCGTCTGCCTGAATTTGCGCCTTGATCTTGTCCAGTTCTGTTTGATAGGCTTGTGGGTCACTGGTCTTGAGGCTCATATCAATGTAGCGGTCGTACATGCTGACAATCAGGTTGGACATGTTTGATACGATATAGACGTTTTCTTCACTTGTCGTCAAGAGTGGCAGGAGCATATTGAGGTAGCTTTCACGGACTCTTGTAGTGATGACCTCCTCTGGTATTTGCGGGTTGCTGAGGCGGTCGTAGACGTTCAGCTGTTGATTTTCTTCTTCGCTCAGGGCTAACGATTTGGTTTCCAACACATAGGCATCTGTGGTTTGTTTGAACCAGTCGTTGTTGCTCATATCAGGAAGGAAGAGTTTGCGGTAGCTTTCTAGGAAGTCAGTCAAACTAGCCTTACCTGTCACGGTCGCAAGTGATTCGCCGTAGGCAGCGTAGTTGCGCTGTGGGCTATAACTAGTATAGCCATTTTGTCCGACCACTAAGAGGTTGGCCAAGGCTTGCGCTTTTCCGCCAAAGAAATCGGTGTGGAAAAGAGTCAGTTCTTTACTGCTGATGTCGCCGTACTGAATATCGTACCAGCGGTCAAGGTAGGCAAGACTGAGAAGGATTTTTTCCTTGTTGTTTAGGATTGTTTGAACGGTGTCTTTGACGGATGTTGGGTCGTCTGGGTTGACGGAATCGTCGTTGACCAGAGTTTTCTTGAGATAGTCGGTCAGGTTTTCCTTGATCTTATTGAAGGATGGCTCTAAGAAGAGTCGATCCATCTGGTGTTCTTGGTTGTCTGTCAGGCCGAGAGCTTGATAAACATTGTCTGAACGGAATTCAACAGCAGACAGAGCTGGGAGTACTTGATCGAGAATCGCATTGTAATTTTTCAGGTTTTGACGCGGTGTGTAGCCTACCTGTAAATCAAGAAGGTTGTAGTGGGCCAAATCTCCCTTGTTTTCCTGATGTTGAATGGGTAGGAATTGGACGCTGCCATTTTCAAAATGGAGGAGTAGCTGGTTGGCACTGCCCTCTTTTCCTGCTAAGTCAGAAAGAACAGTTTTATCTGCCATCGGAACCAGACTGACAATTTTTGTAGTGGCAAGTGGATGATCCAGCGGAATCTGTTTGAGAGCCTTAAGCCAGTCTTCCTTGCTGGCAAATGGGAGCAATTTTTGGAGATTGTAGTAGGCAATTTCCTGCTCGCTGCTGATGGATGTAGAGGAGCTGGTATTGGTAGAAGTAGAACTACTTGTACTAGTGTCCGTAGAAGAGGATGAGTTTAGGATGTCAGCGATGTCTTTTTCGTTGACGTAGCCTAAGTAGGTATACCCCTTGATTTGACTAGCTTCAGGCAGTTTATCTCCGACAGTGAGTTGATGGCTTTGGTTGTGGGCGGCTAAAACCTGTCCTTGCAAGGCTGCAATGCTATGGAGAGATAGGATGGAGCCGGTAGCTGTAATCACAAGGATAGAGGAAATCACTCCTTTTTTCTTTTTGCCCGCAAGGCTGACGCCCAAGATAAGAAAGGCAATGCCACTAATAGCTAGGAGGGCTCCGCTCCCCTCACCTGTTGCAGGGAGGATGCCGAAGATTTTTTTCTGATCTGCCCGGTAAACCAGATAGAGGGTTTGGTTTTCAGTGGCAGTTGCAGCGGTTAAGGACTGTTTTTCTAGTTTAGGAAGAATCAGGTCCTTTTGCGCCTTGGTCAATTCTGATTCAGCTAGGTAGCGGTATTGAACCGTCACGGAATTTGGAGTTGGAGCCAAGGCTTGCACCGGTAATTGGGAGGAGACCAAGAGTCCCATTCCAACCGCCAAGGATGCACCGCCAAGGGTCAACTGTTTCATGAGCTGTTTCTTTTTAAGCATAAGCATCACCCTTCTTTTTCTTTTTTTGGATAAAAATGGTCGCTACTATTATAACATTGAAAGGGGTTGCAAAATGCCAAAAATTTCATATTTTAGCTAAAAATAAATACAAACATAAAATGGTAGAAGTTTATTTTTCTAGGAAAGTGGTAACCTGTTCGGCTTGTTTAGGAAAAAGAAAAGGCAAAATACCCAATTTTCTGATAATTATTGAAATTCAATCGAAAATTTGATATACTGTAAGCAATTACAGTGTAAAGAGGAAAATATGACAACATTATTAGAAAAAACACGCGACATTACCTCGATTTTGAAGCGTTCTGAGGAGCAGTTGGCAGAAGAGTTGCCATACAATGCCATAGCAGAGCATTTGTCAGAGATTATCGATTGTAATGCTTGTATTATCAACAGCGAAGGTGAAGTCTTGGGCTATCACATGAAGTATAAGACCAACAACGACCGAGTAGAGGAATTTTTTATCAACAAGCAATTCCCAGAGGACTACATTAAGGCTGTGGCCCAAGTCTACGACACGCAGGTCAACCTTCCAGTGGAGAGTGAGTTGACAGCTATTCCGGTTGAGTCGCGTTCAACCTACCCAGGAGGCTTGACGACAATTGCCCCAATCCATGTGACGGGTATCCGCTTTGGCTCGCTGATTATCTGGCGCAATGAAGAGCAGTTTTTGGAGGATGACTTAATCCTAGTAGAAATTGCGGCGACCGTAGTAGGTATTCAGTTGCTCAATTTCCAGCGGGAAGAAGACGAGAAAAATATCCGCCGCCGTGCAGCGGTGAATATGGCAGTCAACACCCTATCTTACTCCGAAATGAAGGCAGTTTCTGCCATCTTGGGTGAACTCAAGGGCAACGAAGGCCAGTTGACAGCCTCTGTTATCGCAGACAGAATCGGTATCACCCGTTCCGTTATCGTCAATGCCCTGCGGAAACTTGAGAGTGCAGGAATTATTGAGAGTCGATCGCTGGGGATGAAAGGAACCTATCTCAAGGTTCTCATTCCAGCTATCTTCGATGAAATCAAAAAACGTGATTATTAACAATCAAGTCCAGATGTTTATCTGGGCTTTTTTCATATGGTTCGGAACGATAAGGAAAATTGTTGCGTTTCAGAACACAACAAAACAGAATTGGTGAGTGGTGGTACTCTTATCCTATCAGTGAATCTTCTTTTTGACTTCTAGGATTCTCACATCAATTGTAGCGTTACAGAAAAGGTGGATGCTGGTATTTCTTGCGTGGAGCTTTTGCGATTTTTGTGATAAAATAGGGAGATAGTGAAAGTTTATAAGGAGCAGAATATGAAGATTTCTGAAGAAGATGTTCGACATGTTGCCAAATTGTCAAAATTGGCTTTTTCGGAACAGGAAACCCGTGAGTTTGCCACTACTTTGACCAAGATTGTTGACATGGTAGAACTCTTGAACGAAGTAGATACGACCGGAGTTCCGGTAACAACAACCATGGCAGATCGTAAGAATGTCTTGCGGGAAGATGTGGCTGTAAAAGGACAAGCAAGAGAAGACTTGTTTAAGAATGTACCAGAAGCGCAGGATAATTATATCAAGGTTCCTGCCATCCTAGAAGGGGGAGGCGACGCCTAATGAGTTTGAATCATTTATCTATTGAAGAATTGCACGACCTCCTAGTAAAGAAGGAGCTTTCGGCTCTTGAGCTGACTCAGGCGACTTTGGAAGACATCAAAAGCCGTGAAGGGGCGGTTGATAGTTTCTTGACAATCTCAGAAGAGGCTGCTCTGGCTCAAGCCGAAGCCTTGGACGAAAAAGGCATTGATGCTGACAATGTGATGGCAGCTATTCCGATTGCAGTCAAGGACAATATTTCTACCAAGGGAATTTTGACAACAGCCGCTTCCAAGATGCTCTACAATTATGAGCCGATTTTTGATGCGACAGCAGTTGAAAAACTCTACGCCAAGGACATGATTGTCATTGGGAAAACGAATTTGGATGAGTTTGCTATGGGTGGTTCCAATGAAAATTCCGCCTTTAAACCAACCAAAAACGCTTGGGATCAGACCAAGGTTCCCGGAGGTTCATCAGGAGGTTCTGCCTCAGCTGTGGCATCTGGGCAGGTGCGTTTATCGCTCGGTTCGGACACAGGTGGCTCCATTCGCCAGCCAGCAGCCTTTAGTGGGATTGTCGGCATGAAACCGACCTATGGCCGGGTATCTCGTTTTGGTCTGATTGCTTTTGGTTCTTCCTTGGATCAGATTGGTCCTTTCTCTCAAACGGTAAAGGAAAATGCTCAGCTACTAAATGTTATTTCTGGTCATGATGTCAAAGATGCGACCTCAACCAAGCAAGAGGTGGCAGACTTTACCAGCAAGATTGGTCAAGACATTAAGGGCATGAAGATTGCCCTCCCGAAAGAATATATGGGTGAAGGGATTGACCCTGCCGTGAAAGAAGTGATTCTGAAGGCAGCGCGTCATCTGGAAAGTCTCGGAGCTATCGTTGAAGAAGTGAGTTTGCCGCATTCTAAGTATGGGGTGGCGGTTTACTACATCATTGCATCGTCAGAGGCTTCTTCTAACCTGCAACGCTTTGATGGTATCCGTTACGGTTTCCGTGCAGAAGATGCGACCAGTCTGGAGGAAATCTATGTTCAGACCCGCAGTCAGGGATTTGGTGAGGAAGTTAAGCGTCGCATCATGTTGGGAACCTTCAGTTTGTCCGCAGGGTATTACGATGCTTATTTCAAAAAAGCAGGTCAGGTACGCACCTTGATTATCCGCGACTTTGAAAAAGTCTTTGCTGACTATGACTTGATTTTGGGGCCGACAGCTCCGACAGTTGCTTTCGGTCTGGACACGCTCAACCATGATCCGGTGGCCATGTACTTGGCGGATCTCTTGACCATCCCTGTCAACTTGGCAGGCCTGCCAGGAATTTCCATTCCAGCAGGTTTTGTAGAAGGATTGCCAGTTGGTTTGCAGTTGATTGGTCCAAAATACTCAGAAGAGACCATCTACCAAGTAGCGGCTGCATTTGAAGCGACAACAGATTACCACAAGCAACAACCTGTGATTTTTGGAGGTGAAGCCTAATGAACTTTGAAACGATTATTGGTCTAGAAGTCCATGTGGAGTTGAACACTAACTCTAAGATTTTCTCGCCTTCATCAGCTCATTTTGGTGAGGATCCAAACGCCAACACCAATATCATTGATTGGTCCTTCCCGGGTGTTCTTCCGGTTTTGAACAAGGGTGTTGTGGATGCAGGAATCAAGGCTGCTTTGGCCTTGAACATGGACATTCACAAGGAAATGCACTTTGACCGGAAAAATTATTTCTATCCTGACAACCCAAAAGCTTATCAGATTTCCCAGTTTGACGAGCCGATTGGCTACAACGGTTG from Streptococcus oriscaviae includes the following:
- the gatA gene encoding Asp-tRNA(Asn)/Glu-tRNA(Gln) amidotransferase subunit GatA, which gives rise to MSLNHLSIEELHDLLVKKELSALELTQATLEDIKSREGAVDSFLTISEEAALAQAEALDEKGIDADNVMAAIPIAVKDNISTKGILTTAASKMLYNYEPIFDATAVEKLYAKDMIVIGKTNLDEFAMGGSNENSAFKPTKNAWDQTKVPGGSSGGSASAVASGQVRLSLGSDTGGSIRQPAAFSGIVGMKPTYGRVSRFGLIAFGSSLDQIGPFSQTVKENAQLLNVISGHDVKDATSTKQEVADFTSKIGQDIKGMKIALPKEYMGEGIDPAVKEVILKAARHLESLGAIVEEVSLPHSKYGVAVYYIIASSEASSNLQRFDGIRYGFRAEDATSLEEIYVQTRSQGFGEEVKRRIMLGTFSLSAGYYDAYFKKAGQVRTLIIRDFEKVFADYDLILGPTAPTVAFGLDTLNHDPVAMYLADLLTIPVNLAGLPGISIPAGFVEGLPVGLQLIGPKYSEETIYQVAAAFEATTDYHKQQPVIFGGEA